A stretch of Blattabacterium cuenoti DNA encodes these proteins:
- a CDS encoding aspartate-semialdehyde dehydrogenase, which produces MKLGIVGVTGMVGRVMLDILEKRNFPLKKLYLSASDKSIGKEIFFKKKIFKVISVYNLLLKKPDIVLFSAGSTVSKKWAPKFSKVGTTVIDNSSAWRMDSNIKLIVPEINAPILKKEDKIIANPNCSTIQLVMVLFPLHVEYCIYRVIVSTYQSVTGTGKKALDQLNREKKGDNSSKKIYPYPIYQNVLPHCDQFTENNYTIEEIKLIKETKKIINDQNISITATAVRVPVVGGHSESVNITFKKKPNTDHISNILLKRKGIIIQDDPKKNIYPMPLYAHGKDEIFVGRIREDFSFPNSINIWIVADNLRKGAATNAIQIAEYLIDKKYIT; this is translated from the coding sequence ATGAAATTAGGAATTGTAGGAGTAACTGGAATGGTAGGTCGTGTAATGTTAGACATTTTAGAAAAACGGAATTTTCCATTAAAAAAATTATACCTATCTGCTTCTGATAAATCTATAGGAAAAGAAATTTTTTTTAAAAAAAAAATATTTAAGGTTATTAGTGTATATAACTTACTATTAAAAAAACCTGATATTGTATTATTCTCTGCTGGATCAACGGTTTCTAAGAAATGGGCTCCAAAATTTTCTAAAGTAGGGACTACTGTTATAGATAATTCTTCTGCATGGAGAATGGATTCTAATATAAAATTGATCGTTCCAGAAATCAATGCTCCAATTTTAAAAAAAGAAGATAAAATTATTGCAAATCCAAATTGTTCTACAATACAATTAGTAATGGTTTTATTTCCATTACATGTAGAATATTGTATTTATAGGGTTATTGTTTCTACTTATCAATCAGTAACAGGAACCGGAAAAAAAGCATTGGATCAATTAAACAGAGAAAAAAAAGGAGATAATTCTAGTAAAAAAATATATCCATATCCTATTTATCAAAATGTTCTACCACATTGTGATCAATTTACAGAAAATAATTATACGATAGAAGAAATTAAACTGATTAAAGAAACAAAAAAAATTATAAATGATCAAAATATTTCTATTACTGCTACAGCAGTACGTGTACCGGTTGTAGGAGGTCACTCTGAAAGTGTAAATATTACGTTTAAAAAAAAACCTAATACAGATCATATATCTAATATTTTATTAAAAAGAAAAGGAATAATAATTCAAGATGATCCAAAAAAAAACATTTATCCTATGCCATTATATGCTCATGGAAAAGATGAAATTTTTGTTGGTCGAATAAGAGAAGATTTTTCATTTCCTAATTCTATTAATATTTGGATAGTAGCAGATAATTTAAGAAAAGGAGCAGCTACAAATGCTATTCAAATTGCTGAATATTTAATAGATAAAAAATATATTACTTAG
- the gmk gene encoding guanylate kinase has product MKKGKMIILSGSSGTGKTTISHFLLSIFPELKFSVSCTTRSMRNKEKNGIDYYFISTNTFISKIKKHQFIEWEEVYPKLFYGTLRNEIFKIWKSNQHILLDVDVKGGINLKKQYPNNSLSIFLMVDSIQILKKRLFIRNSGRYFNENQINIRLKRVKEENNYAKLFDVVLLNIDLVQTKNKVVQIVSNFITNKN; this is encoded by the coding sequence ATGAAAAAAGGAAAAATGATTATTTTATCTGGATCATCTGGAACTGGTAAAACCACTATTTCACATTTTTTACTTTCAATATTTCCAGAATTAAAATTTTCTGTTTCGTGTACTACTAGATCTATGCGAAATAAGGAAAAAAATGGAATAGATTACTATTTTATTTCCACGAATACTTTTATTTCTAAAATAAAAAAACATCAATTTATTGAATGGGAAGAGGTTTATCCTAAATTATTTTATGGAACTTTGAGAAATGAAATTTTTAAAATTTGGAAATCTAATCAACATATTTTATTGGATGTAGATGTAAAAGGGGGGATAAACTTAAAAAAACAATATCCAAATAATTCTTTATCTATATTCTTAATGGTTGATTCCATTCAAATTTTAAAAAAAAGACTCTTTATAAGAAATTCTGGTAGATATTTTAATGAAAATCAAATAAATATACGTTTAAAAAGAGTTAAAGAAGAAAATAATTATGCTAAATTATTTGATGTTGTTTTATTAAATATTGATCTAGTTCAAACAAAAAATAAAGTAGTTCAAATAGTTTCCAAT